In a single window of the Acetivibrio clariflavus DSM 19732 genome:
- a CDS encoding response regulator transcription factor — protein sequence MKKILIVEDDQSIGELEKDYLEINGFSVKICNDGISGLNCIKEEEFDLLILDIMLPGIDGFEILRQIRDTKDIPILLVSAKKEEIDKIRGLGLGADDYITKPFSPGELVARVNAHISKYERLKSKYSDKNQLEIVSVRGLEIQKDSRRVFVNGKEINMAQKEYELLLFLVQNPNRVFGREELFERIWGLDSLGDAATVTVHIARIREKIEADPSNPQYIETVWGAGYRFRV from the coding sequence ATGAAAAAAATACTTATTGTCGAAGATGACCAGAGTATAGGCGAACTTGAAAAAGACTATTTAGAGATAAACGGCTTTTCAGTTAAAATATGCAACGATGGTATAAGCGGCTTAAATTGCATAAAAGAAGAAGAATTTGACTTATTGATTTTGGATATTATGCTTCCCGGTATAGATGGCTTTGAAATACTCAGACAAATCAGAGACACAAAGGATATTCCCATTTTACTTGTGTCAGCAAAAAAAGAGGAAATTGACAAAATAAGAGGACTTGGCCTCGGGGCAGATGACTATATAACCAAACCTTTCAGTCCGGGAGAACTGGTAGCCAGGGTAAACGCCCATATATCAAAGTATGAAAGACTAAAAAGCAAATACTCAGATAAAAACCAACTTGAGATCGTTAGTGTAAGAGGACTTGAAATCCAAAAAGACTCCAGAAGAGTATTTGTAAACGGTAAGGAAATCAATATGGCACAAAAAGAATATGAACTTCTTTTATTTCTTGTTCAAAACCCCAATAGAGTATTTGGCCGGGAGGAACTTTTTGAACGTATATGGGGATTGGACTCTTTAGGTGATGCTGCCACTGTTACTGTACACATTGCAAGAATCAGGGAAAAGATCGAAGCAGATCCTTCCAACCCTCAATATATAGAAACGGTTTGGGGAGCAGGATATAGGTTCAGAGTCTGA
- a CDS encoding YaiI/YqxD family protein has product MKILVDADACPVKEIIVNIAKSKNVKVIMLIDTSHEIDDGYSEVVIVDKARDSVDFALINKAEKGDIVVTQDYGVAAMALAKGAIAINYDGIIYSDKNMDRLLFERHLAQKIRRSGGRISGPSKRSKEQDEKFEKAFKLLLSVE; this is encoded by the coding sequence ATGAAAATACTTGTTGATGCTGATGCTTGTCCTGTTAAAGAAATTATAGTGAATATAGCAAAGTCCAAAAATGTAAAAGTAATAATGCTTATAGATACCAGTCATGAAATTGATGATGGATACTCGGAAGTAGTAATTGTTGATAAGGCCAGGGATTCGGTGGATTTTGCCCTTATTAACAAAGCAGAAAAAGGTGATATAGTAGTAACACAGGATTATGGTGTTGCTGCTATGGCTCTTGCTAAGGGTGCTATAGCGATAAACTATGACGGAATAATTTATTCCGATAAAAATATGGACAGGCTTTTATTTGAAAGGCACCTTGCACAAAAGATACGGCGGTCTGGAGGCAGAATATCGGGACCTTCAAAAAGATCAAAGGAACAGGATGAAAAGTTTGAAAAAGCCTTTAAACTTTTATTATCCGTTGAATAA
- a CDS encoding type IV pilus twitching motility protein PilT: MAIELTSLLKMATELKASDLHLTVARAPSFRVNGNVKEIDAPKLTMEDTLQYAKASMDNEKFERLMTYGEVDFSITVPDVSRFRVNAFLQRGSVSLVFRTLASNIPTIDSLNLPPVIKQICEFKEGLILVTGPTGSGKSTTMAAIINEINSKRYGHILTLEDPIEYIFKHDKCIVNQREIGNDSKTYESALRAALREDPDVIFIGEMRDVESISIAVTAAETGHLVLSTLHTLGAAKTLDRLIDVFPPHQQQQIRIQVSTALKAVISQRLIPDASGKGRVAAHEIMIVTRAISNLIREGKTQSINTCIQTGGNIGMQLLDKSIGDLYMQNKITKESALEFCVDRDAMQNYLEVAQRGRI, translated from the coding sequence ATGGCAATAGAGTTAACTTCGTTGTTAAAAATGGCTACAGAATTGAAAGCTTCTGATTTGCACCTAACTGTAGCACGAGCACCTTCATTCAGAGTAAACGGCAATGTTAAAGAAATCGATGCACCAAAGCTAACAATGGAAGATACATTGCAGTATGCGAAAGCTAGCATGGATAATGAAAAGTTTGAACGTTTGATGACTTATGGAGAAGTTGATTTTTCAATTACTGTTCCGGATGTTTCAAGGTTCAGGGTTAATGCTTTTTTACAAAGAGGTTCAGTGTCTTTGGTATTTCGAACTCTGGCTTCAAACATTCCTACCATTGATTCACTTAATCTCCCGCCGGTTATAAAGCAAATTTGTGAATTTAAAGAAGGTCTTATACTTGTTACCGGGCCTACAGGAAGCGGGAAATCTACTACAATGGCTGCTATTATAAATGAGATTAATTCAAAACGGTATGGTCATATATTAACCCTTGAAGATCCTATAGAGTATATTTTCAAACATGACAAGTGTATTGTGAATCAGAGAGAAATCGGTAACGACAGCAAGACCTATGAAAGTGCTCTGAGAGCTGCACTGAGAGAAGACCCTGATGTAATATTTATTGGTGAAATGAGAGATGTGGAGTCAATAAGTATAGCAGTGACAGCTGCTGAGACAGGGCATCTTGTTCTTTCAACGCTTCATACTCTTGGAGCTGCAAAGACGCTGGACAGATTAATAGACGTATTTCCACCTCATCAGCAGCAACAGATAAGAATACAGGTTTCAACGGCTCTAAAGGCTGTAATATCACAAAGATTGATTCCCGATGCAAGTGGTAAAGGAAGAGTTGCTGCCCATGAAATAATGATTGTTACACGGGCAATAAGCAATCTTATCCGGGAAGGGAAGACACAAAGTATCAATACATGTATTCAGACCGGAGGAAACATTGGAATGCAGTTGTTGGATAAAAGCATCGGAGACCTCTATATGCAGAATAAGATAACAAAAGAAAGTGCTTTGGAATTTTGTGTTGACAGAGATGCAATGCAGAATTATCTTGAGGTTGCTCAAAGAGGCAGAATTTAA
- a CDS encoding L-lactate dehydrogenase, translating to MVTSKSKVAIIGAGFVGASTAFAMSLQQIATEIVLIDVNKEKAYGEALDINHGISFVGQMAVYSGDYSDVKDCDVIIITAGANRKPGETRLDLAKKNVAIAKDITQNIMKYYTRGVILVVSNPVDILTYMITKWSGLPNGRVMGSGTVLDSSRFRYLLSKKLNVDVRNVHGYIIGEHGDSQLPVWSATHIAGQNINEYCQGPNGILTPEDKLAIAEEVKKAGAEIIKNKGATYYAIAITINAIVESLLKDQNTIRTVGSVINGNYGIEDVALSLPSIVNSGGVQSIIPLTLSPEEEAALRASADSLKAILNEVKDI from the coding sequence ATGGTTACAAGTAAGTCAAAAGTGGCTATAATAGGAGCAGGTTTTGTTGGTGCTTCAACAGCTTTCGCTATGTCCTTGCAGCAAATAGCGACAGAAATTGTATTAATTGATGTAAACAAAGAAAAAGCTTATGGTGAAGCCTTGGACATAAACCATGGTATTTCATTCGTAGGCCAAATGGCAGTTTACTCAGGAGATTATTCTGATGTTAAAGACTGCGACGTAATAATTATCACAGCAGGTGCTAACAGAAAACCAGGCGAAACACGTCTGGACCTTGCTAAAAAGAATGTTGCAATCGCAAAAGACATAACACAAAACATTATGAAATACTATACTCGCGGTGTAATACTTGTTGTATCCAATCCAGTTGATATCCTTACTTATATGATCACAAAATGGTCCGGACTTCCAAACGGAAGAGTTATGGGTTCCGGAACAGTTCTTGACAGCTCAAGATTCAGATATCTCTTAAGTAAAAAACTCAATGTCGACGTTAGAAATGTTCACGGATATATTATAGGTGAACATGGTGACTCACAGCTTCCTGTATGGAGTGCTACACATATAGCTGGACAGAATATCAATGAATATTGCCAGGGTCCAAACGGTATTCTTACTCCTGAAGATAAATTGGCAATTGCAGAAGAAGTTAAAAAAGCAGGTGCTGAAATAATTAAAAACAAAGGCGCTACATATTACGCAATTGCTATTACAATTAATGCAATTGTTGAATCTCTCCTCAAAGACCAAAACACCATTAGAACAGTAGGCAGCGTAATTAATGGCAACTACGGAATTGAAGATGTTGCTTTGAGCCTTCCTTCAATAGTTAATTCCGGGGGCGTACAAAGTATAATACCTCTTACACTCTCCCCTGAAGAAGAAGCAGCATTAAGAGCTTCTGCAGATAGTTTAAAAGCTATTCTCAATGAAGTAAAAGATATATAA
- a CDS encoding ABC transporter ATP-binding protein: MKNFIRILKQGKPYWKYLIITGISLLAISVLNLVTPWKVRELINLLSEEDIAGKMPSIRNIALILIGAYIARAVFTYLYRYLSHVAAWKLVADMRVLVYEHLQKLSLSFYQDKQTGQLMSRAINDTAALEVLIAHAVPDLVTNILILAGTGTLLFVINPLLAALTLIPIPFLIFGGIFFVKKIQPNFRKAQATLGDLNAVVQDNISGMKEIQVFNQQKRESKRVEKRARKYTSSILRALKLSAIFHPVVEMVSSLGTVIVVGCGGLLAVRNYVSVADIVAFIMFLSLFYQPITTLARVIEDLQQAAAGAERIFELLDTQPDIVDSKGARDIGRSKGEITFKDVSFHYIPESPVLKKISFTAKPGKMIALVGPTGVGKTTIISLIARFYDPTEGQILLDGINLKDMTVASLRNQISIVLQDIFLFNGSVAENIAYGSKEASFEDIVRAAKIARAHDFIMDLPQGYDTVIGERGVKLSGGQKQRLSIARAVLRDTPILILDEATSSVDVQTEIEIQQAIQELAGSRTIIVIAHRLSTIKQADQILVLKDGEIVESGTHEELINQDGLYSQLCEVQFGA; the protein is encoded by the coding sequence TTGAAGAATTTTATACGAATATTGAAACAGGGAAAACCTTACTGGAAATATTTGATTATTACTGGCATAAGTTTGCTGGCAATATCCGTACTGAATCTTGTTACTCCCTGGAAGGTAAGGGAATTAATCAATTTATTATCGGAAGAAGATATTGCCGGTAAGATGCCCAGCATACGAAATATTGCACTTATTCTTATTGGCGCATACATAGCCAGAGCGGTATTTACCTATTTATATCGATATCTAAGCCATGTGGCAGCATGGAAGCTGGTTGCAGATATGAGAGTATTGGTATATGAACATTTGCAGAAGTTGTCCTTAAGTTTTTATCAGGATAAGCAGACGGGACAGCTAATGTCGAGAGCGATTAATGATACAGCAGCATTAGAGGTCCTTATAGCCCATGCTGTTCCCGATCTTGTGACAAATATACTTATTCTTGCTGGAACCGGGACTTTGCTGTTTGTAATTAATCCGCTTTTGGCAGCCCTTACTCTTATTCCCATACCTTTTTTGATCTTTGGCGGAATATTTTTTGTAAAAAAAATACAGCCCAATTTCAGAAAGGCCCAGGCTACTTTGGGAGACCTGAATGCTGTAGTGCAGGACAATATATCCGGTATGAAAGAAATCCAGGTTTTTAACCAGCAGAAAAGGGAAAGCAAAAGAGTTGAGAAAAGAGCAAGAAAGTATACATCTTCGATACTAAGGGCTTTAAAGCTTTCTGCTATATTTCATCCCGTTGTTGAAATGGTAAGTTCATTAGGAACAGTTATTGTTGTTGGATGCGGGGGATTGCTTGCTGTAAGGAATTATGTTTCGGTAGCGGATATTGTAGCATTTATAATGTTTCTAAGTCTTTTTTATCAGCCAATTACTACACTCGCAAGGGTAATTGAAGATTTACAGCAGGCTGCGGCAGGAGCCGAAAGAATTTTCGAACTTTTGGATACCCAGCCTGATATTGTTGACAGTAAAGGTGCAAGAGATATTGGCCGGTCAAAAGGTGAAATTACCTTTAAAGATGTGAGTTTTCATTACATTCCTGAAAGCCCGGTACTTAAAAAAATCAGTTTTACGGCAAAACCAGGGAAAATGATAGCTTTAGTAGGTCCTACCGGGGTTGGGAAGACTACCATAATAAGCCTTATAGCACGGTTTTATGATCCGACAGAGGGACAAATACTTCTTGATGGCATAAATTTAAAAGATATGACAGTAGCTTCTCTCAGAAACCAAATCAGCATTGTGCTTCAGGATATATTTCTGTTCAATGGAAGTGTGGCTGAAAATATTGCCTACGGAAGTAAAGAGGCTTCCTTTGAAGATATAGTCAGAGCTGCAAAAATAGCAAGAGCACATGATTTTATTATGGATTTGCCACAGGGGTATGATACGGTCATAGGTGAGAGAGGAGTAAAACTTTCAGGGGGGCAAAAACAGCGTCTTTCCATAGCGCGAGCTGTTCTTCGTGACACTCCCATTTTGATATTGGATGAAGCAACCTCATCAGTTGATGTTCAGACAGAAATTGAGATTCAACAAGCTATACAGGAACTGGCAGGAAGTCGGACCATTATTGTCATTGCCCACAGGCTTTCTACAATTAAACAGGCTGATCAGATCCTGGTATTGAAAGATGGGGAAATTGTTGAGTCAGGAACCCATGAGGAACTTATCAACCAGGATGGATTGTACAGTCAGCTTTGTGAAGTGCAATTTGGAGCTTAG
- a CDS encoding NAD(P)-dependent malic enzyme produces the protein MDYRKESLRLHGEWKGKIEVISSVPVKTKEDLSLAYTPGVAEPCLAIQKDPDLSYTLTRRGNLVAVITDGTAVLGLGDIGPEAGMPVMEGKCVLFKTFGNVDAFPLCIRSKDVDEIVHTIKLLSGSFGGINLEDISAPRCFEIEKRLKEECDIPIFHDDQHGTAIVTLAAMINALKIVNKDIKDISVVVNGSGAAGIAITKLLMSMGLKKVILCDTKGAIYEGREGLNPIKEEMAKISNLDKIKGSLEEVIKGADVFIGVSVANTVTKEMVKSMAKDPLIFAMANPVPEIMPEDAKEAGAKVVGTGRSDFPNQINNVLAFPGIFRGALDVRARDINDEMKIAAAKAIASLVSDEELNPDYVIPAPFDPRVGPTVAKAVAEAARKSGVARI, from the coding sequence ATGGATTACAGAAAAGAGTCTTTGAGACTCCACGGTGAATGGAAAGGAAAAATCGAAGTAATAAGCTCTGTACCTGTTAAGACTAAGGAAGATTTGTCTTTAGCATACACTCCAGGTGTTGCTGAGCCTTGTCTTGCTATACAGAAAGATCCTGATTTATCTTATACATTGACAAGAAGAGGTAACTTAGTTGCTGTTATCACTGACGGTACAGCTGTCCTCGGTCTTGGAGATATAGGTCCTGAAGCAGGTATGCCTGTTATGGAAGGTAAATGCGTTCTCTTTAAAACTTTCGGAAATGTAGATGCTTTTCCTCTCTGCATAAGATCAAAAGATGTCGATGAAATAGTTCATACCATAAAACTTCTCTCCGGAAGTTTTGGCGGTATTAATCTAGAAGATATATCCGCTCCAAGATGTTTCGAAATTGAAAAAAGACTTAAAGAAGAATGTGACATTCCTATATTCCATGATGACCAGCACGGAACAGCAATCGTTACTCTTGCTGCAATGATAAATGCATTGAAAATCGTAAATAAAGATATAAAAGACATATCTGTAGTTGTTAACGGCTCAGGTGCAGCAGGAATAGCAATAACAAAACTTTTGATGAGCATGGGTCTTAAAAAGGTAATCCTCTGCGATACAAAAGGTGCTATATACGAAGGTAGAGAGGGCCTCAATCCTATAAAAGAAGAGATGGCTAAAATCTCAAACCTTGACAAAATTAAAGGTTCATTGGAAGAAGTAATTAAAGGAGCTGACGTTTTCATAGGTGTTTCTGTTGCTAATACGGTAACAAAAGAAATGGTTAAGAGCATGGCAAAAGATCCATTAATCTTTGCTATGGCAAATCCAGTTCCTGAAATTATGCCTGAAGACGCTAAAGAAGCCGGTGCAAAAGTTGTTGGAACCGGCCGTTCAGACTTCCCGAACCAGATCAATAACGTACTTGCATTCCCAGGTATCTTCAGAGGTGCCCTTGATGTAAGAGCAAGAGACATTAACGACGAAATGAAGATAGCAGCTGCAAAAGCTATAGCTTCTCTCGTTAGTGATGAAGAATTAAATCCGGATTATGTAATTCCTGCTCCATTTGATCCTAGAGTAGGTCCTACTGTTGCAAAAGCTGTTGCTGAAGCTGCAAGAAAATCCGGAGTTGCAAGAATATAA
- a CDS encoding ABC transporter ATP-binding protein — protein sequence MEKVIEIKELTKIYKNGRGIQNLNLDIYKGDIFGFLGPNGSGKTTAMKIMTGLMKADSGTVKLFGYNIVDEYEKAMERVGCIIETAESYPYLTAYENLKLFSRYYKNIGDDRINEVLELTGLSKYRNEKAKNFSLGMKQRLGLSAAILSKPDLVILDEPLNGLDVEGMIEIRKLIKRLAETEKTTFFISSHLIHDVELTCTRIGILYEGKLLNVDYMQNILSNYATLENYFISEVDKNGRI from the coding sequence ATGGAAAAGGTTATTGAAATAAAAGAACTTACAAAAATATATAAAAATGGGCGAGGAATCCAAAATCTCAATCTTGATATTTATAAAGGTGATATTTTCGGATTTTTAGGCCCAAATGGCTCGGGAAAAACAACTGCAATGAAAATTATGACCGGCCTTATGAAAGCTGATAGCGGTACAGTTAAACTTTTTGGCTATAATATTGTTGATGAATATGAAAAAGCCATGGAACGTGTGGGCTGCATTATCGAAACAGCAGAATCCTACCCCTATTTGACTGCATATGAAAATCTAAAGCTTTTCTCAAGATATTATAAAAATATTGGCGATGACAGAATAAATGAAGTTCTGGAACTTACAGGGTTATCAAAATACCGAAACGAAAAAGCAAAAAATTTTTCATTAGGAATGAAGCAACGTCTGGGTCTGTCTGCAGCCATTCTCTCAAAGCCTGATCTGGTTATTCTGGACGAACCTCTCAATGGCCTGGACGTAGAAGGTATGATTGAGATAAGAAAACTGATTAAAAGATTGGCTGAAACAGAAAAAACAACTTTCTTCATATCAAGTCATCTTATACATGATGTGGAACTTACATGTACCAGAATCGGAATACTCTATGAGGGCAAGCTTTTAAATGTGGACTATATGCAAAATATTCTGTCTAATTACGCAACACTTGAAAATTATTTTATTAGTGAGGTTGATAAAAATGGGAGGATATAA
- a CDS encoding ABC transporter permease yields the protein MGGYKATIINELEKMYKKKKMIVILIISIAVILIGKLISFGMSTVGVGVFKESTIFPISVLSVLSITLLPLFTTLVAIDLFAGEFSHNTMKITLTRPVSRFKIFSAKVTVIAIFVLINLLSVMFLSTVAGLICNFSSISFIGIIRIVISYIVTLLPIMVFALVVVFFSNIFKSGTAVFFLSVMLYLISFIMGKILSPYSSLFITSMLDWYIHWVSGVTLIPKITREFLIMLGYGIMFFTAGYYLFDKRDL from the coding sequence ATGGGAGGATATAAAGCAACAATTATAAACGAATTGGAAAAAATGTACAAAAAGAAAAAAATGATAGTTATTTTAATTATATCGATAGCCGTAATATTAATTGGGAAACTAATATCCTTTGGGATGAGTACTGTAGGAGTTGGTGTTTTTAAAGAAAGTACAATTTTTCCGATATCGGTTTTGTCGGTGCTGTCAATCACACTGCTTCCATTATTTACAACACTTGTAGCAATAGACTTATTTGCAGGTGAGTTCTCTCACAACACAATGAAGATAACACTTACCAGACCGGTATCGAGGTTTAAAATATTTTCAGCCAAAGTAACGGTTATTGCCATATTTGTTCTTATTAATCTTTTATCCGTTATGTTTTTATCTACCGTTGCCGGATTAATATGCAATTTTTCATCCATTAGTTTTATCGGTATAATAAGAATCGTTATTTCTTATATTGTTACTCTTTTACCCATCATGGTCTTCGCTTTGGTAGTAGTATTTTTTTCAAACATTTTTAAAAGCGGTACTGCTGTTTTTTTCCTTTCAGTAATGCTCTACTTAATCAGCTTTATAATGGGTAAAATATTATCTCCTTATTCCAGTCTGTTTATAACTTCAATGCTTGATTGGTATATTCATTGGGTATCGGGTGTAACGCTTATTCCAAAAATTACAAGAGAATTTTTAATTATGCTGGGATATGGTATAATGTTCTTTACAGCAGGTTACTACTTATTTGATAAAAGAGATCTATAA
- a CDS encoding sensor histidine kinase: protein MSLKKRLILQNAAIVAIPFLIAIIASFVFIFISSYIFKVDLNYDSIKKLTDLQYEFFTADDNLLKGNPERLLQKDFQQYLSERLNKLNAYIVVLKKYDVVFSTKSINPIEIEKCLEAKKKNLLNNSVKLNDGPYIVKVIPLIYSDGSDGWTILLAPVDKETSASKKLLYFSMGVFFVSFLIINVLVSINSSKAILAPLKKLQRAAGEISLGNLDYEVIEDGDQEIRELCKSFEQMRLKLKESVYTQMKYDDNRKMLVSSISHDLKTPITSIKGYVEGILDGVANTPEKVEKYLRTIHSKAVQVDSMIDDLLLYSKLDLKQIPFNFEKTDVVKYFEYCIMENEPELEKHNIKLEFQNNLVKETYAMIDRERLRRVITNIIDNSKKYMNKSEGKIQIILRETSTTVIIEISDNGAGIPKEALPHIFSRFYRADTARSKIKGSGLGLAIAKHIVEEHGGLIWARSIENEGTSIMISLKKIQESEDCK from the coding sequence ATGAGTCTAAAAAAGCGTTTAATTTTGCAAAATGCCGCAATAGTAGCCATACCGTTTTTGATAGCCATTATTGCTTCTTTTGTGTTTATTTTTATAAGTTCTTATATCTTCAAAGTAGATTTAAATTACGATAGCATCAAAAAGCTCACAGACTTACAGTATGAATTTTTTACCGCTGACGATAATTTATTGAAAGGAAATCCTGAAAGACTCTTGCAAAAGGATTTCCAGCAGTATCTTTCAGAAAGGCTGAACAAATTAAATGCTTATATTGTAGTATTAAAAAAGTATGATGTTGTTTTTTCAACGAAATCTATAAATCCTATAGAAATAGAAAAATGCCTTGAGGCAAAAAAGAAAAACCTGCTGAACAATTCGGTAAAATTAAATGACGGTCCTTATATAGTAAAAGTCATACCATTAATATACAGCGACGGAAGTGACGGCTGGACTATACTTCTTGCCCCGGTAGATAAAGAAACTTCCGCTTCAAAAAAACTTTTGTATTTTTCTATGGGAGTTTTCTTTGTTTCTTTTTTAATAATCAATGTACTTGTTTCAATTAATTCCTCAAAAGCAATCCTGGCACCTCTTAAAAAACTTCAACGTGCTGCCGGTGAAATAAGTCTTGGCAATCTCGATTATGAAGTTATTGAGGATGGAGATCAGGAAATCAGAGAGTTGTGTAAATCTTTCGAACAAATGAGGCTTAAACTTAAAGAATCGGTATATACACAGATGAAATATGACGATAACAGAAAAATGCTTGTTTCAAGTATTTCCCACGATTTAAAAACACCAATAACCTCTATAAAAGGATATGTAGAAGGTATTTTAGATGGTGTTGCCAATACTCCTGAAAAAGTTGAAAAATACCTTCGCACCATACATTCAAAAGCTGTACAGGTAGATTCAATGATTGATGATTTACTGTTATATTCAAAACTTGATTTAAAGCAGATTCCCTTTAACTTCGAAAAAACCGATGTTGTTAAATACTTTGAATATTGTATAATGGAAAACGAACCGGAACTGGAAAAACATAATATAAAATTGGAATTTCAAAACAATCTTGTTAAAGAAACCTACGCCATGATTGACAGAGAAAGGCTCAGACGGGTTATTACCAATATTATAGACAATTCAAAGAAATATATGAACAAAAGTGAAGGAAAAATCCAAATCATCCTTAGAGAAACCAGCACAACGGTAATAATTGAAATTTCCGACAATGGTGCTGGTATTCCCAAAGAAGCCTTGCCTCATATATTCAGCCGCTTCTACCGTGCCGATACCGCAAGAAGCAAAATAAAAGGAAGCGGTTTAGGTCTTGCCATAGCAAAACATATTGTTGAAGAACATGGCGGTCTAATATGGGCCAGAAGTATTGAAAATGAAGGAACAAGCATAATGATATCTTTAAAAAAAATACAGGAAAGTGAGGATTGTAAATGA